One Desulfobacterales bacterium genomic window carries:
- a CDS encoding prepilin-type N-terminal cleavage/methylation domain-containing protein — protein sequence MKTITDNPNGFTLVELLLAMAAGLIVMIAIFAAYQNHQRSHVTQQLVVDMQQNARAAMSLMKREIRMMGYDPAATDGVDNEDPD from the coding sequence ATGAAGACAATAACGGACAATCCCAATGGCTTTACTTTAGTTGAGCTGTTATTGGCCATGGCCGCAGGCCTAATCGTCATGATCGCTATATTCGCTGCCTACCAAAACCACCAGCGCTCGCACGTCACCCAGCAGCTGGTGGTAGACATGCAGCAAAATGCCCGTGCGGCAATGTCTTTGATGAAACGCGAAATCCGCATGATGGGTTACGATCCGGCCGCCACCGATGGCGTCGACAACGAAGATCCGGAT
- a CDS encoding GspH/FimT family protein, with translation MHNSRGFSLLELMISIAVIAILAAIAIPGYIGWLPKRHLRSSATDVQVAISHAKMIAIKENTNVVLTFDPANDSYLAFIDNDLDGVVEASDEDGNQDAGERTIRAKGMSPGINLDNSDNPGNDLTLTFDSKGLADVAGNILLTNSRGQNRTVNMTITGMTRIN, from the coding sequence ATGCACAACTCGAGAGGGTTTTCATTACTGGAATTGATGATTTCAATTGCCGTCATTGCGATTTTGGCGGCGATTGCAATACCCGGTTATATTGGCTGGTTGCCCAAGCGCCATCTGCGAAGCTCGGCAACAGACGTGCAGGTGGCGATTAGTCATGCCAAGATGATAGCCATCAAGGAGAACACCAATGTCGTGTTAACCTTTGATCCGGCCAATGACAGTTATCTGGCCTTTATCGATAATGATTTAGACGGGGTCGTTGAAGCATCAGATGAGGACGGTAACCAGGACGCCGGTGAACGCACCATACGCGCAAAAGGGATGTCACCGGGCATCAATCTGGATAACTCTGATAATCCCGGCAATGATTTAACATTGACCTTTGACAGCAAGGGTCTGGCCGATGTCGCTGGAAATATCCTGCTGACGAACAGCCGCGGCCAGAACCGCACCGTTAATATGACCATCACCGGGATGACCCGGATCAATTAA